The following is a genomic window from Anticarsia gemmatalis isolate Benzon Research Colony breed Stoneville strain chromosome 22, ilAntGemm2 primary, whole genome shotgun sequence.
TTATTGATTACTTTCAGTTTAGGAAGATTAGGGAGGAAGCCGGGCCTAAGTATAAGTAAGATTTTTATGCTATTTCTAAAGCTATCTGTAGAAAAGTGTATAGGTGAAACAACTAGCAAGTAATTACTTTATGTAAATGACAGAATTCTCTGCAGAGGTTTATGCatgcattttaaaacattgtgtCATTCAAATTTCCATTATAATaagaagtttaattaaaagataataaaataattgctaaTCATTTTCGAGGTCCAGGTCAAAACCATCCCTCATTGTTCATCTCATGCGTTACTAGATCTGAgtatttgttacatattttatttttaggtcaaAACTGCATGACCTAAGTAAAAGCTTTTCTGTAGGGTTCAACTTTATTCTAGATCTTGTGGACTCTATTTCACATTAAAAAACACTATGTAAAATTTTCTTACAGACCATATTTCACAGCAGAAGTATTTGGCAGACTGCAAGCAGCTGAAGGTGGAGTGGGCAGAGTAAGAGCTGTATCTCTGTTCAACTATGTGATGCGCCGAGTGTGGTTGCAACAGACCAGGATTGGATTGTCATTGTATGATGTGACAGGGCAAGGGTATTTGACTGAACATGTAAGTTTAAAAACTGTGCCATAATAGGTATTACTTTGTGGAGACCAGCAAGCAGATTGAGGTActctttgtaaataaagttaattggaaatattttttctgtgtaGTGTGTGAGAATCGTAAAAGCAATCTTTTGTGCGCGGGTTGTAATGCAATGGCCACTTTACTACTGAGACATTATGTTGTCCAAATATATTTCGTTTCTTATTGATAGTGTCATTGCATTGCATAACCTCATATGTCCTTTAAtggatttttatcaaaaatttacAACCTTAGAAGTATAGAAATGTTCATTATTGTCACAACAATTTTCAGGATCTAGAAAGTTACATAGCTGAGTTAGTCCCGTCACTAGCAGCTCTCGATGGTCTGGACTCGTCCTTCAGTTCGTTCTACGTGTGTACAGCTGCTAGGAAGTTCCTGTTCTTCTTAGATCCACTCCGAGTAGGCAGGGTTAGGATACGAGATGTATTGTCTTGCTCGTTCCTGGATGATTTACTAGAGGTGAGGTCTTGGTATTTATAGACTAACAATTATATGTTACACATTCTTATTTGGCTAAATTTCGGTCTGTCCTGAAATACGATATGTGATAGGGTTGCAAATTAGTTTACAGTAAACAATTATACGTTGCATCGAGATTTAGCGACAACCTGCATTCGAATGTGGACTCGGAGTGCTCATTTACTGGGACCCTAAATAACATTCAATTTACATCACGACTTACAGatttgcaaaaaatgttttgaagttATTTGTCACTTGCACGTCTAAACTGCTCATCAACTTTAGATAGAAGTGCGACATAGGCAACTTAAAGAGATACACAGGCAACGGTCACTCGGACTATATCGATTCTGTTCCGGTATActtactagtattttttttcagctGCGTGAAGAAGATCTTCCAATGGAGTTGCAAGAACAGAACTGGTTCAGTGCAGCGTCAGCACTGAGAGTATACGGACAGTATCTCAATCTAGACAGAGATCATAATGGGATGCTCAGTATCAATGAACTCGCTGGGTAAGACGATTTGATACATTACtgaaataactaatttatattattactattttatattagtcACAGCCACTCACAGCTACtctaaattcatttttaaaatgtggTCGGGTTCAAAAATCTTCGGCGATTGTTGTTAATTCCTTCGATTTTGACGACCGTTGCACCCTTATGAATCTTAAGTCAAGCAAATCTGTAATGTTGTTTTACGAGAGTGACGAACGCAATACAATACGACACGACATGGTATGCCAATGCAAAATGCAAAAAAGCTACTTGCAAGAAAAAAACCAAGTGAAGTAAGCCGTCGTTTTGTGAGAGCTTGATTGCAGCACTCCATTAATTTTACTGTTTAGGCAGGAATCAAAACTACACCTActattgtataatttaaaaaaccagtataagtgcttgttcacgttggaactcgcgggcgcggtggcggtcgcgagcgcggggacgtggcgatttgtgttcacgttggccgccaggcgggcgtttggctcaaactggctcaaactggttgatcttacttgacatcgcgagtgaatcgcgcccgccaccgctagttcgacgtgaacacacacgaacatcttcacttgtttgatattggcgcgagcgcgccacgcgggccgcgcgcgacgccgctagctcgcccgcgacttatgccggctccacattattgccgtgaagctccgtgaacagacgcgaacgtgaatgtggacggttttcacggggtccacgcgcgttcacgcctgttccccgatcagagtcggtattaaagtcccgtgacaaagggttcgcgcggcgttcacgcatacacatacacattcacggcCCCGGCGCAGTTTACTCTGGACTATAAAGGGGTACGGACCgtataatgcgctcagcttttcagattatagaaaaatggtgtgaggaacaacaactttcttgtttttgacatctatatagtggtatagggacacagcaaataaagttatcgcagcagcagcttctacgtccatttcgcggagggcttcgaactattgtgagcattccgtgaatgtggagggcatggagtcggtccgtgaattcacggcgagaatacgcgcgtgaattcacggcaataatgtggagccgccattagaccgcgcgaacggtttgtacgtgaacacttcggtacatcgccatatgtttgatattccgcgaccgcgcccgccaccgcgcccgcgagtcaacgtgaatgagcactaagtTACCGATTGCTTACATTTACCGTAACATAGATATGATATAAAACTacctaatattttcaattattttcccAGCTACGGCTCCGGCACACTAACCCGCGCGTTTCTACAACGCGTGTTCCAACAATGCCTCACATACGACGGAGAGATGGACTACAAGACGTACCTGGACCTGGTGCTGGCGCTAGAGAACAGGAAGCAACCTGCGGCCCTCGCGTACCTGTTCCGAGTACTCGATATCAACTCTGTGGGGTACCTCGATGCGTTCAcgcttaattatttctttaaggTATGTtggttattattatgttagtaaatatttaattacatagttttatttagcTTGTTGGCttacaaataattgatttgTGACAGAAGTGATAACTTctgcttgtatttttattatcagaTCTAATCCAAACTATctgaatttgttttatatttaaaactactttagAGAGAGGactactatatttttatggaagGCAATCAGTGTTGTCGTATTGTAAAATcagcagaataaaaaaaatatcacacctTTAATAAGACATCATGGTTCGGCTTTAATTAATGGAAAATCCAGgtcaagaaaaaatatgattcatgaaaaatatatattgaatgCCTACCTTACACTACAATCTTTCCGATACTGTCACAAGTTTCCTAACACAAAAACAGCaatgaacaaattaaataacactaCTTACCCACCATTTCCCCTAGGCAATTCAAGAACAAATGATAGCCCACGGCGCAGAACCGGTGAACTTCGACGACGTCAAAGACGAGATCTTCGACATGATCCGTCCTGAGCACCCATCACGGATCACCCTACAAGATCTGATCCGCAGTGGGCATGGGCACACTGCCGTGTCTATATTGTTGGAGCTGCACGGATTCTGGGCATATGAGAATAGGGAGGCACTCGCCGCGGCGGGAGATCATGCCTGACATACGATGCAAATGGGGTTTCATAACGACAAGTTTCTGATgtgataaaactttttaaagtgGACTCTTTAAATTGGTGAATTTAATAGTGAAATTGTGAACAGTTTGTTATATGCATGACTATGATAAAGAATATGGACTATTAATGGTTTGTCTGCAAAAACACAGATGTAATTTTGTGTGTACCGCCCGGAAATTAAAGGTTGTGTACCTTAACATACTCAACCTGTTTGAATTGTAGTATCTGTTATACtagaaaaaacatttctaaGGACTCGTAAGTTAATGATATATTGTGACTGCATTCTTGTGTGTATTCTTTATCAAGAATGTAGACTCCGAAAGCGATGTAGACTAACCGAAACGACgggaaataaaaattttaattcgttagtttagttaattatttcaatgaaaaattaaGAGGTTAGTGAAGTGTTTGTGGCGATTCTTTCTTTTGTAATAAAGCTTTGAAATCCAGACGGCCTACCTCTTCTAAGGCCTGGCAAAGTGCAATTACCGTAAAGACAAAAGAGGGGGGAGGGCACACAGCCAACCTACGAAAGGTGGGGTGTAGGCGGAGTTTGTGGGTATATGAAGAAAAAACATCTACTGATTATAATGcttatatttcaacaataacaatactataatatataaaaactaatgtatattataaataacagttatataatttgtaaatatagacCTGTGATTATTGTGATAttattgtacttaattattataaaaaacatccATTTAAAGCTTACTTTGCAAAATATATCACTTGGAATAAATAGTTGTGAAAATTAACAAATGTTTGATTACTGTTCAATgatattataagtaaaagaGGCGTCCAttgccagttgcgctcaccggtcagtaaacgatctgtgagttaagcaaaccttggcgcggtcattccatagatgggtgaccgcatggtggtatttgaGTTGGGCGCCTCCCTGCTTCGGAGGGctcgtaaaaagtcagtcccggttgttgtcaattaagataaaagtcgttaagctacgtcaaaggcctttgagtGGTTTGAAcacctttgacactaggttgaccactaaccatacgataagaaaaaataaaatattaatagccgATTGCAACTCATAATTTTTGCTCCATATAGGCATTTCGGCAACCTGGCTGAACTGAGAAGCAGTAGGTATAAGAGCATGATGTTATTACGGAGAAGAAATATGGTCGATTTATTGaaagcaaaaaatacttaataaatgaTGGAagcaagattttttaattttaaaattatcggTTTATCCCTTCATTTTGTGATGTTCTTTTAAActataaagacatttttttacttataatatcattttacaAGACGCGAAaattttagaatataatttgGTTTGATTTGAATCACTAATCATCTTTTAGAAGGatggattattatttattttgctcttCATAATTACAGCTAATAGgtacaggggccgaaacaagttccatgatcgaaaatactgattttactgaccaaaaattcaaaaatactgaccaaatactgaccatttccaaaccgttttttgggtgaatggtgtgaaatatgaagcttattttcagttattggcctccaccatccccataaacaaccagcaccgcctttttattgtgttaatgtccaatagactccaaaaaacacttttttttttgttaaaaaagacaactcccgcactaagaattgctcttgtgtcgcggggactttttacaaacatacaaacaacggacacaaagcacaaccagacccgaagcaattatttgtggatcgcacaaataattgctccgtgtgggaatcgaacccacgacctcccgacgcagtggtattggcgtggtgacctaaaccactgcgccacggaagcagtcaaatggtttatttgtgttttttggaGTCTATTGGACAAAAAAACGCCAATAAACtccaaaaattctaaaaaaactccattaaactccaataaacaccaaaatctctaataaacttcccgtcttacgaattttcgatgaggtcttacgaattttcgatgaggtcttacgaattttcgatgaggtcttacgaattttcgatgaggtcttacgaattttcgatgaggtcttacgaattttcgatgaggtcttacgaattttcgatcaggtcttacgaattttcgatcaggtcttacgaatttccgatcaggtcttacgaattttcgatcaggtcttaagaattttttacGAGTTGAGAAGTTTTTACCCATTCCAAAAAAGTGCGCAACGCCGCTAAACACGTTTTCactccaaaaatattgatttaaaacagaTGCTATTTTTGAGGTCATGTGATGCttaaatatacagggtgtaaatgacagcctaccgaaaacgaaaaaaaatgactttagacatgattctgatttttccgattttttatgcgttttttttaattttttttggtattatttcgttaatactacataatgcaacatgaatatgaaaaaaaatccgtcatattactgttttccacaaaaaacagcaatggattaaaacaacgtataaattcgctatcagctgtgcgcggccaacgacaccgcgccggcggcggccggccgcgacggtcgacgtcacgccgcgtacctacgcgcgccacacagacacacgattacgcacacagctgtcagcctcacactcactagtatgcagcgttacttagtatttgttctatgttaaaaatgaaaattacataattatcccgctctccgataaaaggtaaattcataagatttaaaatgtgtgatatcttattattacacgtacaaatacatacagaacgacaaaaaatcctattgatattctttagcgctataaaaatctctaataaacaatttaacatgtattgtcgctttgttccatttgttcttgcaaatttctattcgatatttacacgctcattcatacttcatacaagcgcggtgcgcctcgaaaagaagatggccgtagtgacgcgtgacgccgcgaccgcgcgtggatgttacatagatgggatgcgacaaaatggatgctaagtaattctccggggattatgaattatgataagttagtttctctgataagaatattaatggatattgattgttatcattgttatgtacctacattttttatggtttaattaaataatcgtttcgagtttattttatttactttaagctgattttatgttataaatatcaaagtattttaaacttacatcaataatgtttgtaatgttatttggtatttgaataaaactacaatgcaaccagtaacaactgtgacaagtaaaaatagtaatgccacatcaatattttattgaatctaatctctcgctgggatactaactcgtcgctcgtcaccaaatcggcggcgcgcgggcggacggcgcggagggagcgggtggcgcgggcgaggggcggcgcgagtgagcggagaggcgcccgcgccggcggctctctttgatagttcgagcaattcgctcgcggaagacggaagctcttcaccggtgtcgttcgttatgtcctattcgtcgtgtcgtgtgtgaactattgtttattattacttgttattgtttcggttttgtgttgttgtttttattgttattatttttgttgttattgttttcgaagtgcagttgtgttcgtaaataggaagaaatgttgatgtgttatgtatggtgaagcacgtggaagtgcacggcgtgctctgcacctgtacgtccggatccaaaggtactcaaactctcgccatacaccaggtatttgcgtgttgatagacattgataacaatatgttttagcactttcttattattggttacattttgctattattgtttgatttcacgtaagccaagtaggtacctacctgcttacaattttactatgagctattgtaacatacgggcctacttacgataccataaacgatacataagattgttatctaatgatagggttgcatactagtgagcgcatagacgtggtggtacgcgtacgtacctacgacgcgtcgcgacatgtcgtcgatcagcgcgccgccgccgccagaagtctcgtaggcatgcgcggagatacatcgcgttgttcactatacattgaacgctcaaaaatgactaactcgggaaccaatcatttccgagaaatatcgttggagtaaatttcgcgcatacagtgtcacaaacttacca
Proteins encoded in this region:
- the LOC142982530 gene encoding serine/threonine-protein phosphatase 2A regulatory subunit B'' subunit gamma-like, which produces MSETVKETKSEDSANNNTSTEAKPVDEKQVKINNMLKDRLRKYIKKLDETNTSVTKEENEKIEVETFKQLYKPRVAGDEESYKKIPKFYFKLPRPDDVLAQKLREETRAQFLQKKSKELLDNSELKHLWSLLEKTNPSSTVGSNDELIIDYFQFRKIREEAGPKYKPYFTAEVFGRLQAAEGGVGRVRAVSLFNYVMRRVWLQQTRIGLSLYDVTGQGYLTEHDLESYIAELVPSLAALDGLDSSFSSFYVCTAARKFLFFLDPLRVGRVRIRDVLSCSFLDDLLELREEDLPMELQEQNWFSAASALRVYGQYLNLDRDHNGMLSINELAGYGSGTLTRAFLQRVFQQCLTYDGEMDYKTYLDLVLALENRKQPAALAYLFRVLDINSVGYLDAFTLNYFFKAIQEQMIAHGAEPVNFDDVKDEIFDMIRPEHPSRITLQDLIRSGHGHTAVSILLELHGFWAYENREALAAAGDHA